One window of Trichoderma breve strain T069 chromosome 3, whole genome shotgun sequence genomic DNA carries:
- a CDS encoding PRMT5 TIM barrel domain-containing protein, which translates to MSSELEAGGFSFRGDYQENRPVFTLGYHDSKREQPLSEMQYGYLLNQDFSVATTPITNSHFKSRVFKVVSDHLATLKANGEKGTSEATANRADPILLPLTPEDTGMFPSQAVNTYVAYTSPWIDLCSTDPVIANISRQVLNLEINYASWCGVKSIIITGPGRDASKDGGSQGIAQYSRAVQEALTIAPAITILIHIPMYREPPVGTQAETLSSLNGEEASKSSGRDIDIFTTWDSWHQIRSVCKYNPRLLVALKMPRVVPEKDLQNRWFCEPLHYLTFSPEVFQKNKIGYPSLTKNHQEVIFAYMRLKNAPWLLLCDVGPDVRHITEDGKDENAPLTEADFPSLEEAHKPAFRVATESNVHCDYLRWLERQQPPFSVLETPILTNFQDWLQSPLQPLSDNLESATYEVFENDAIKYDQYELAIAEALKEWSELKLPTSKPGVVVMAVAGSGRGPIVTKALKAAESTGVKVEVWAVEKNPNAYVYLLRQNAQKWGDSPETSPVYGKVDILISELLGSFGDNELSPECLDGIQHVLAKPHGISIPQSYTAHLSPIATPKLYTDISARAQTDSNAYDTPWVAWEFSHPIPDSTLEAITARRSGGVVGGTGGSMAGAAGANDHNSRFCHLTFVARTRGVAHGLAGYFESTLYELKAGPNKGRKTEISIHPERIDAKSKDMVSWFPIFFPLKQPLYFPADTELEVSMWRQTDDTKVWYEWLVEAWTWVGPSTRVKVASSELCSSRKLACLM; encoded by the exons ATGAGCTCAGAATTAGAGGCAGGAGGCTTCTCCTTCCGAGGGGACTATCAGGAGAACCGGCCCGTGTTTACTCTTGGGTATCATGACTCTAAGAGAGAACAGCCACTCTCAGAGATGCAATATGGATACCTACTGAACCAAGAT TTTTCTGTGGCTACTACGCCAATCACCAATAGCCACTTCAAGTCCAGAGTCTTCAAGGTTGTGTCGGATCATCTAGCAACGTTAAAGGCCAATGGCGAAAAGGGAACGAGTGAGGCCACGGCCAATCGAGCAGACCCTATTCTTCTGCCTCTCACTCCGGAAGACACTGGCATGTTCCCCTCTCAAGCCGTCAACACCTATGTCGCCTACACGAGCCCCTGGATTGATCTTTGCTCGACTGACCCGGTCATTGCCAACATTTCTCGCCAGGTGCTTAACCTCGAGATTAACTATGCAAGCTGGTGTGGCGTGaaaagcatcatcatcacaggACCTGGCCGAGACGCTTCCAAGGATGGGGGAAGCCAGGGGATCGCACAGTATTCTCGGGCTGTTCAAGAGGCCTTGACTATTGCCCCCGCCATTACCATCCTGATTCACATACCCATGTACCGCGAACCACCTGTTGGGACACAGGCTGAGACCCTATCCTCACTGAATGGAGAGGAAGCGTCCAAGTCTTCGGGAAGAGACATTGATATATTTACTACTTGGGAttcttggcatcaaatcagATCAGTTTGCAAATACAACCCAAGGCTCCTCGTTg CACTTAAGATGCCAAGAGTCGTGCCAGAGAAAGATCTGCAAAATCGATGGTTCTGCGAGCCTCTTCACTACCTGACCTTCAGCCCCGAAGTTttccagaagaacaagattGGCTATCCTAGCCTTACCAAAAACCACCAGGAGGTCATTTTTGCCTATATGCGCTTGAAGAATGCCCCTTGGCTTTTACTTTGCGACGTCGGCCCTGATGTGCGACACATTACCGAAGACGGTAAAGATGAGAATGCACCTTTAACAGAGGCTGATTTCCCCAgcttggaagaagctcatAAGCCCGCCTTTCGCGTGGCTACCGAGTCTAATGTTCACTGCGATTACTTGCGGTGGCTAGAAAGGCAGCAACCTCCATTTTCAGTACTAGAGACACCCATCCTTACCAATTTTCAGGATTGGCTACAGTCACCGCTGCAGCCCCTGTCGGACAACCTGGAATCGGCAACTTACGAAGTGTTTGAAAATGATGCCATTAAATATGACCAATATGAGTTAGCCATCGCAGAGGCTTTGAAAGAGTGGAGCGAATTGAAGCTCCCAACCTCCAAGCCTGGCGTTGTCGTCATGGCAGTCGCTGGCTCTGGCCGTGGCCCTATAGTGAccaaggctctcaaggcaGCAGAATCCACCGGTGTCAAGGTGGAAGTTTGGGCCGTCGAGAAGAATCCCAATGCGTATGTATACCTCCTTCGCCAGAACGCTCAGAAATGGGGCG ATTCTCCTGAGACTAGTCCGGTATATGGCAAAGTTGATATCCTCATTTCTGAACTCCTCGGCTCTTTTGGCGATAACGAACTTTCCCCCGAATGTCTGGATGGCATCCAGCATGTTCTGGCAAAGCCTCACGGCATCTCAATCCCGCAGTCTTACACCGCACACCTGAGTCCTATTGCCACACCTAAGCTGTACACGGACATTAGCGCAAGAGCTCAGACTGACTCCAATGCCTATGACACTCCTTGGGTG GCATGGGAGTTTTCACACCCCATTCCCGATTCAACGCTTGAGGCCATCACAGCACGGCGGTCCGGAGGAGTTGTTGGCGGAACTGGAGGGTCCATGGCAGGCGCTGCGGGAGCAAACGACCATAACTCTAGGTTCTGCCACCTCACATTTGTTGCCCGTACTCGTGGAGTTGCCCACGGACTGGCAGGATATTTCGAGTCTACCTTGTACGAGTTAAAGGCAGGCCCGAACAAGGGCAGGAAAACGGAGATTAGCATTCACCCGGAACGAATTGATGCGAAGAGCAAGGACATGGTATCTTGGTTCCCTATATTCTTCCCTCTCAAG CAACCCCTTTACTTCCCCGCGGATACTGAGCTGGAGGTGAGCATGTGGAGACAGACCGACGATACCAAGGTCTGGTATGAATGGCTTGTGGAGGCGTGGACCTGGGTTGGGCCTTCGACACGTGTCAAGGTAGCATCTTCAGAGCTTTGTAGTAGCCGGAAGCTGGCATGTCTGATGTAG
- a CDS encoding oligonucleotide/oligosaccharide-binding (OB)-fold domain-containing protein, whose protein sequence is MADRGAKRASADSEETSNKKTKMDGKANPYLAHMYEEENGWGSGEPSPNSPLAGMKRRQTSAQEASKAEDSDSNPFTGRQHSQKYFQILQTRRDLPVHKQRQEFLDKYHSTQILVFVGETGSGKTTQIPQYVVYDELPHLNGKLIACTQPRRVAAMSVAQRVADEMDVTLGEEVGYSIRFEDKTTPKTMLKYMTDGMLLREAMHDHEMSRYSCIILDEAHERTLATDILMALLKQIAERRPDLKIIIMSATLDAQKFQKYFNDAPLLAVPGRTHPVEIFYTPEPERDYVEAAIRTVLQIHASEPEGDILLFLTGEDEIEDACRKIALEAEELTREMDAGPLAIYPLYGTLPPHQQQRIFDKAPGPLRKGGQPGRKCIVSTNIAETSLTIDGIVYVVDPGFSKQKIYNPRIRVESLLVSPISKASAQQRAGRAGRTKPGKCFRLYTEKAFKKELIEQTYPEILRSNLANTVLELKKLGVEDLVHFDLMDPPAPETMMRALEELNYLACLDDDGELTTLGGLASEFPLDPALAVMLISSPEFYCSNEILSITSLLSVPQIFVRPASSRKRADEMKALFAHPDGDHLTLLNAYHAYKGQETSDPSSAKQWCHEHFLSYRHLSSADSVRAQLKRIMETHGLDLISTPFEDKNYYTNIRRAMLAGFFMQVAMKESSGKVYRTVKDEQAVLIHPSTVLRTEYDWVLYNEFVLTSKQYIRTCTGIRPEWLLEIAPVYFDMDTLEDGDIKRSLARAAEKKRRKEAMKKASR, encoded by the exons ATGGCCGACAGAGGAGCCAAGAGAGCGAGTGCAGACTCGGAAGAAACATcaaacaagaagaccaagatggatggaaaggCGAACCCGTATCTCGCCCACATGTACGAGGAGGAGAACGGCTGGGGATCTGGCGAGCCTTCGCCCAACTCGCCGTTGGCGGGAATGAAGCGCCGCCAGACATCTGCGCAGGAGGCTTCCAAGGCCGAGGATTCCGACTCGAACCCCTTCACGGGCCGTCAGCACTCGCAGAAATACTTTCAGATTCTGCAGACGCGGCGAGATCTCCCCGTCCACAAACAGAG GCAAGAATTCCTCGACAAGTATCATTCGACCCAGATCCTCGTTTTCGTCGGTGAGACTGGTTCCGGAAAGACTACACAGATCCCCCAGTACGTCGTGTACGATGAGCTGCCGCATCTCAATGGCAAGCTTATTGCTTGCACGCAGCCGCGTCGAGTCGCTGCCATGTCAGTAGCCCAACGTGTGGCCGATGAGATGGACGTCACGCTTGGAGAGGAAGTCGGTTACAGCATCCGTTTCGAAGACAAGACAACGCCCAAGACTATGCTAAAGTACATGACGGATGGTATGCTCCTGCGTGAGGCCATGCACGACCACGAGATGTCCAGATACAGCTGCATCATCCTCGACGAAGCGCACGAGAGAACACTGGCCACCGACATTCTCATGGCTCTGCTGAAGCAGATTGCGGAGAGACGCCCAGACCTcaagatcatcatcatgtctgCTACTCTGGATGCCCAAAAGTTTCAAAAGTACTTCAACGATGCGCCCTTGCTGGCCGTCCCCGGACGAACTCACCCTGTCGAGATCTTCTACACCCCTGAGCCGGAGAGGGACTACGTCGAGGCTGCCATCCGAACCGTTCTTCAGATCCACGCCTCCGAGCCCGAAGGCGATATCCTGCTCTTCCTCACAGGTGAAGACGAAATTGAGGACGCCTGCCGAAAGATCGCCCTCGAGGCCGAGGAGCTAACGCGGGAGATGGACGCCGGCCCTCTGGCGATTTATCCTCTGTATGGCACGCTACCAccgcaccagcagcaacgcaTCTTTGACAAGGCACCTGGTCCGCTCAGGAAGGGTGGACAGCCCGGCCGAAAATGCATTGTCTCGACCAACATTGCCGAAACCAGTTTGACCATTGACGGCATCGTCTACGTCGTTGATCCCGGTTTTAGCAAGCAAAAGATCTACAACCCCAGAATCCGAGTCGAGTCACTCTTGGTTTCGCCCATCTCAAAGGCCTCTGCGCAGCAGCGTGCTGGTCGTGCCGGTCGTACAAAGCCTGGCAAGTGCTTCAGACTCTACACCGAAAAGGCATTTAAGAAGGAGCTTATTGAGCAGACTTATCCTGAAATCCTGCGGTCCAACCTCGCCAACACCGTtctggagctgaagaagctaGGAGTGGAAGATCTCGTCCACTTTGATCTCATGGACCCTCCCGCCCCCGAGACCATGATGCGGGCGCTGGAAGAGCTAAACTACCTCGCCTgcctcgacgacgacggcgagcTGACCACTCTTGGCGGCCTGGCGTCGGAGTTCCCCCTAGATCCCGCCTTGGCCGTCATGCTCATCTCGTCGCCGGAGTTTTACTGCTCCAATGAGATTCTCTCCATCACCTCCCTCTTGTCAGTCCCTCAGATCTTCGTGCGACCCGCGAGTAGCCGTAAGCGAGCAGACGAGATGAAGGCGCTCTTTGCCCACCCGGATGGCGACCACTTGACCTTGCTCAATGCCTACCACGCCTACAAGGGCCAGGAGACTTCGGACCCAAGCTCTGCCAAGCAGTGGTGCCACGAACACTTCTTGTCCTACCGCCACCTTTCCAGCGCCGACAGCGTTCGTGCCCAACTCAAGCGCATCATGGAGACGCACGGGCTCGACCTGATTTCCACCCCCTTTGAGGACAAAAACTACTACACCAACATCCGACGGGCTATGCTGGCCGGGTTTTTCATGCAGGTCGCCATGAAGGAGAGCTCAGGCAAAGTTTACCGAACCGTCAAGGATGAGCAGGCCGTCCTGATTCATCCCTCGACCGTGCTGCGTACCGAGTACGACTGGGTCTTGTATAACGAATTCGTCCTTACGTCTAAACAGTACATCCGAACATGCACAGGCATCAGGCCAGAGTGGTTATTG GAAATCGCACCCGTATACTTTGACATGGACACCTTGGAGGATGGAGACATTAAGCGGTCATTGGCCCGAGCCgcagaaaagaaacgaagaAAGGAGGCCATGAAAAAGGCCAGTCGGTGA
- a CDS encoding aminotransferase class-V domain-containing protein: MSTQAAHPALLIPGPIEFDDAVLQSMSHFSESHVGPGFVATFGETLSMLRQLFQTTDPASQPFILSGSGTLGWDLVSANLIEPGEDALVLSTGYFGDSFADCLTTYGAKPTKLEGPIGGRPQFPEIEKALSEKKYKLVTVTHVDTSTGVVSDLKGLVQAVKKVSPETLVIADGVCSVACEEIAFDDWGLDGVITASQKAIGCPAGLSISMFSGRAMETFKNRKSPPASYFASMKNWTPIMQNYEAKKPSYFATPSPQLVHALNTALKQILARPLSERFQKHKEVSDKIKKAITDLGLKIVATKPEDQSHAMTAIYLPEGVQIADVLPKLGSKGVIFAGGLHKAIATKYIRFGHMGVSVTDPNRNDVDKALDALKTSLAECGYTKA, translated from the exons ATGTCTACGCAAGCCGCACACCCGGCCCTGCTCATCCCAGGGCCCATTGAGTTTGACGATGCTGTGCTCCAGTCGATGAGCCACTTCAG CGAGTCCCATGTTGGCCCTGGCTTCGTGGCCACCTTTGGCGAGACGCTGAGCATGCTCCGCCAGCTCTTCCAGACCACCGATCCTGCCTCTCAGCCCTTTATCCTCAGCGGTTCCGGCACCTTGGGTTGGGATTTGGTGTCTGCTAACTTGATTGAGCCCGGCGAGGACGCTTTGGTTCTGAGCACCGGCTACTTTGGCGATAGCTTCGCCGACTGCCTGACTACCTACGGAGCCAAGCCCACCAAGCTTGAGGGACCAATTGGCGGACGACCCCAGTTTCCGGAGATCGAAAAGGCATTGTCGGAGAAGAAGTACAAGCTCGTCACCGTCACCCATGTCGACACCTCTACTGGCGTTGTGAGCGACCTCAAGGGCCTTGTCCAGGCTGTTAAGAAGGTTTCTCCGGAAACATTGGTCATCGCCGATGGCGTCTGCAGTGTAGCTTGCGAGGAGATTGCATTCGACGACTGGGGCTTGGACGGCGTCATCACTGCAAGCCAGAAGGCCATTGGCTGCCCGGCCGGACTGTCCATCTCAATGTTCAGCGGACGAGCTATGGAGACTTTCAAGAATAGAAAGTCACCTCCGGCATCTTACTTTGCCTCGATGAAGAACTGGACTCCTA TCATGCAAAACTACGAGGCAAAGAAGCCTTCGTACTTTGCCACCCCATCACCCCAGCTTGTCCACGCCTTGAACACCGCCTTGAAACAGATTTTGGCACGACCGCTGTCTGAGCGCTTCCAGAAGCACAAGGAGGTGTCtgacaagatcaagaaggcgATTACCGACCTTGGGCTGAAGATTGTCGCAACCAAGCCTGAGGATCAGTCGCACGCCATGACAGCCATATATCTGCCCGAGGGCGTTCAGATTGCCGACGTTCTCCCCAAGTTGGGCAGCAAGGGCGTCATCTTTGCTGGTGGCTTGCACAAGGCGATTGCTACCAAGTACATTCGATTTGGACACATGGGCGTCTCTGTT ACGGACCCCAACAGAAACGATGTCGACAAGGCTCTTGATGCCCTGAAGACCAGCTTGGCTGAATGCGGCTATACCAAGGCATAG